From Saccharothrix espanaensis DSM 44229, the proteins below share one genomic window:
- a CDS encoding gluconokinase, translating into MADAVLAVDLGTTATKVIAVDRDAAVLGSAEYGYPMRITPSGEATHDPEVVFEAALRALAEVAALGHRVHALVLTGAMHTLLGLDSGGVPVTPSLSWADNRAVAEASGLRGTAEGRALHRETGTPVHTMSPLVKLAWFRARGITADSWCGLKDYVALRLTGRLVTEYSSASGSGLMDLRALAWHPDALAFAGVRAAELPELLSPTTVLPLVLDVPGIPRGVPVVLGGGDGPMANLGVGAVVPGVAAVSLGTSGALRVVRDEPAVDEQERVFCYAIADGLWVLGGAVSNGGVVAQWAADTFKADVTTLLREAADVPPGASGVIALPYLLGERAPWWDPDARSALIGVRREHGRAEITRALVEGVAQQLALVLDAVRSVADVHAVRVTGGAFRSDLWASVLASALGLDLELAEDSEGSGVGAALLAWHALGDLPDLRTAATLIEPTRVIHPDAEAARYYAQHRPLVGQLYEALHKLG; encoded by the coding sequence ATGGCTGACGCGGTGCTGGCGGTCGACCTGGGCACGACGGCGACCAAGGTCATCGCGGTCGACCGCGACGCGGCCGTGCTCGGGTCGGCGGAGTACGGCTACCCGATGCGCATCACGCCCTCCGGCGAGGCGACGCACGACCCCGAGGTGGTGTTCGAGGCCGCGCTGCGGGCGTTGGCGGAGGTCGCCGCGCTGGGGCACCGGGTGCACGCCCTGGTGCTCACCGGCGCGATGCACACGTTGCTGGGGTTGGACTCCGGCGGTGTGCCGGTCACGCCGTCGTTGAGCTGGGCCGACAACCGGGCGGTGGCCGAGGCGTCGGGGCTGCGCGGCACGGCCGAGGGGCGCGCGCTGCACCGTGAGACCGGCACCCCCGTGCACACCATGTCGCCGCTGGTGAAGCTGGCGTGGTTCCGGGCGCGCGGGATCACGGCGGACTCGTGGTGCGGGCTCAAGGACTACGTGGCCCTGCGCCTGACCGGTCGGCTGGTGACCGAGTACTCGTCCGCGTCCGGCAGCGGGCTGATGGACCTGCGGGCGTTGGCGTGGCACCCCGACGCGCTGGCGTTCGCCGGGGTGCGGGCGGCCGAGCTGCCCGAACTGCTGTCGCCGACGACCGTGTTGCCGCTGGTCCTCGACGTGCCCGGGATTCCGCGCGGGGTGCCGGTGGTGCTGGGCGGCGGTGACGGCCCGATGGCGAACCTCGGGGTCGGCGCGGTGGTGCCCGGGGTGGCGGCCGTGTCGTTGGGCACCAGCGGGGCGTTGCGGGTGGTGCGCGACGAGCCCGCGGTGGACGAGCAGGAGCGGGTGTTCTGCTACGCCATCGCCGACGGGCTGTGGGTGCTGGGCGGCGCGGTGAGCAACGGCGGGGTCGTCGCGCAGTGGGCCGCCGACACGTTCAAAGCGGACGTGACGACGTTGTTGCGGGAGGCGGCGGACGTCCCGCCGGGCGCGTCGGGCGTGATCGCGCTGCCGTACCTGCTGGGGGAGCGGGCCCCGTGGTGGGACCCGGACGCGCGGTCGGCGTTGATCGGGGTGCGGCGGGAGCACGGCCGCGCGGAGATCACCCGGGCGTTGGTGGAGGGCGTGGCCCAGCAGCTGGCGCTGGTGCTGGACGCGGTGCGCTCGGTGGCCGACGTGCACGCCGTGCGGGTGACGGGCGGCGCGTTCCGCAGCGACCTGTGGGCGTCGGTGCTGGCGTCGGCGCTCGGCCTGGACCTGGAACTGGCCGAGGACAGCGAGGGCTCGGGCGTCGGCGCGGCGCTGCTGGCGTGGCACGCGCTGGGCGACCTGCCGGACCTGCGCACGGCGGCGACGTTGATCGAACCGACCCGGGTCATCCACCCCGACGCCGAGGCCGCGCGCTACTACGCGCAACACCGCCCGCTTGTCGGACAGCTCTACGAGGCACTGCACAAGCTCGGCTGA
- a CDS encoding aspartate kinase, whose translation MALVVQKYGGSSVGNAERIKRVAERIVATRKAGNDVVVAVSAMGDTTDELLDLARQVSPVPPAREMDMLLTSGERISMSLLAMAIHSLGAQARSYTGSQAGVLTTSVHGKARIIDVTPSRIQDALADGAIAIVAGFQGVSQDSKEITTLGRGGTDTTAVALAAALKADVCEIYTDVDGVFTADPRIVPNARRLETITYEEMLEMAACGAKVLMLRCVEYARRYGVPVHVRSSFSNKPGTIVSGSVEDLPVEQAMITGVAHDRSEAKVTVTAVPDHPGVAARIFRVVAEAELDIDMVVQNVSQAMSGRTDVTFTLSKDDGPRAVAALEKVREEIGFEAVLYDDHVGKVSLIGAGMRSHPGVTATFCEALATAGVNIEIISTSEIRISVICRDTQLDDAVRALHDAFELGGDEEAVVYAGSGR comes from the coding sequence GTGGCGCTCGTCGTCCAGAAGTACGGCGGTTCCTCGGTCGGGAACGCCGAGCGGATCAAACGGGTGGCCGAGCGCATCGTCGCGACCCGCAAGGCGGGCAACGACGTCGTGGTGGCCGTCTCCGCGATGGGCGACACGACCGACGAGCTGCTCGACCTCGCCCGCCAGGTGTCCCCGGTGCCGCCCGCCCGCGAGATGGACATGCTGCTCACCTCCGGTGAGCGCATCTCCATGTCGTTGCTGGCGATGGCGATCCACTCGCTGGGCGCCCAGGCGCGCTCGTACACCGGCTCGCAGGCCGGCGTGCTGACGACCTCCGTGCACGGCAAGGCGCGCATCATCGACGTGACGCCCAGCCGCATCCAGGACGCGCTGGCCGACGGGGCCATCGCGATCGTCGCGGGCTTCCAGGGCGTGAGCCAGGACAGCAAGGAGATCACCACGCTCGGCCGGGGCGGCACCGACACCACCGCGGTGGCGTTGGCGGCGGCGCTCAAGGCCGACGTGTGCGAGATCTACACCGACGTGGACGGCGTGTTCACCGCCGACCCGCGCATCGTGCCGAACGCCCGGCGGCTGGAGACCATCACCTACGAGGAGATGCTCGAGATGGCGGCGTGCGGGGCCAAGGTGCTCATGCTCCGCTGCGTCGAGTACGCCCGCCGCTACGGCGTCCCGGTGCACGTCCGATCTTCGTTCAGCAACAAGCCCGGGACCATCGTGTCCGGGTCAGTGGAGGACCTTCCCGTGGAACAGGCGATGATCACCGGCGTCGCGCACGACCGGTCCGAGGCCAAGGTGACCGTGACCGCGGTCCCCGACCACCCCGGCGTGGCGGCCCGGATCTTCCGGGTCGTGGCCGAGGCGGAACTCGACATCGACATGGTCGTGCAGAACGTCTCCCAGGCCATGTCCGGCCGCACCGACGTGACCTTCACGCTGTCGAAGGACGACGGCCCGCGCGCGGTGGCGGCGCTGGAGAAGGTGCGCGAGGAGATCGGCTTCGAAGCGGTCCTCTACGACGACCACGTGGGCAAGGTGTCGCTGATCGGCGCGGGGATGCGCTCGCACCCCGGCGTGACGGCGACCTTCTGCGAGGCCCTGGCCACCGCCGGGGTGAACATCGAGATCATCTCGACGTCGGAGATCCGGATCTCGGTCATCTGCCGCGACACCCAGCTCGACGACGCGGTCCGTGCGCTGCACGACGCGTTCGAGCTGGGTGGCGACGAAGAGGCCGTGGTGTACGCGGGGAGTGGACGATGA
- a CDS encoding aspartate-semialdehyde dehydrogenase: protein MSPTLALVGATGAVGTVMIEIINGRPSVPWGEIRLIASPRSAGKRITVRGEELTVVALSPEAFDGVDVAMFDVPDEVSAQWAPIAAERGAVAVDNSGAFRMDPDVPLVVPEVNADEISARPKGIIANPNCTTLSMMAALGALHREFGLRELVVASYQAASGGGQSAIDRLYGELEALAGKQVGVRAGDVREALEAAGLPVSESPFPAPLALNVVPWAGSLKDDGWTSEELKVRNESRKILGIPDLKVSATCVRVPVVTTHSLAVHATFAREVTVEQAHKILAEQPTIVLVDDPAAKKFPTPADVVGEDPTYVGRVRQALDFPNTLDFFVCGDNLRKGAALNTYEIAEELVGRL from the coding sequence ATGAGCCCGACGCTGGCCCTGGTGGGCGCGACCGGTGCCGTGGGCACCGTCATGATCGAGATCATCAACGGCCGGCCGTCGGTGCCGTGGGGCGAGATCAGGCTGATCGCCTCGCCCCGCTCGGCGGGCAAGAGGATCACCGTGCGCGGCGAGGAGCTGACCGTGGTCGCGCTGTCGCCGGAGGCGTTCGACGGCGTCGACGTCGCGATGTTCGACGTGCCCGACGAGGTGTCCGCGCAGTGGGCCCCGATCGCGGCCGAGCGCGGCGCGGTGGCGGTCGACAACTCCGGCGCGTTCCGGATGGACCCGGACGTGCCGCTGGTGGTGCCCGAGGTGAACGCGGACGAGATCTCCGCGCGCCCCAAGGGGATCATCGCGAACCCGAACTGCACGACGCTGTCCATGATGGCCGCGCTCGGCGCGCTGCACCGGGAGTTCGGGCTGCGCGAGCTGGTCGTGGCGTCCTACCAGGCGGCCTCCGGCGGCGGGCAGTCCGCGATCGACCGGCTCTACGGCGAGCTGGAGGCGTTGGCGGGCAAGCAGGTCGGCGTCCGCGCCGGCGACGTGCGGGAGGCGCTGGAGGCGGCGGGCCTGCCGGTCTCGGAGTCCCCGTTCCCGGCCCCGCTGGCGCTCAACGTGGTGCCGTGGGCCGGTTCGCTCAAGGACGACGGCTGGACCAGCGAGGAGCTCAAGGTCCGCAACGAGTCCCGCAAGATCCTCGGCATCCCGGACCTGAAGGTGTCGGCGACGTGCGTCCGGGTGCCCGTGGTGACCACGCACTCGTTGGCCGTGCACGCGACCTTCGCCCGTGAGGTGACCGTCGAGCAGGCGCACAAGATCCTCGCCGAGCAGCCGACCATCGTCCTGGTGGACGACCCGGCGGCGAAGAAGTTCCCGACGCCGGCCGACGTCGTGGGCGAGGACCCGACGTACGTGGGCCGGGTGCGCCAGGCGCTGGACTTCCCGAACACGCTGGACTTCTTCGTGTGCGGCGACAACCTGCGCAAGGGCGCGGCGCTGAACACCTACGAGATCGCCGAAGAGCTGGTCGGCCGCCTGTAG